From a region of the Streptomyces venezuelae genome:
- a CDS encoding GMC oxidoreductase, whose protein sequence is MTSNLTRRQMLGLGALSTAAALGFTRISAASAAAVEPAAAQYAPAIVVGSGYGSAVAALRLGQAGVRTVVLEMGRLWDTPGPDGKVFPSTSAPDQRSMWFRNRTEAPLAQFLWLDVVNRDISPYPGVLDRVNYGDMSVYVGRGVGGGSLVNGGMAPTPRRSYFTEVLPQVDADEMYGTYYPRARAMLGVNDIDPAWFESTEWYRFARISRKHAQNTGLKTVFVPNVYDFAYMQREAAGTATRSALAGEVIYGNNHGKKSVDKTYLAAAVGTGNVTIETMQRVVGVRPDPAGGYVLTVRTSDVTGRVTQVRELGCGQLFLGAGSLGTTEILLRARETGTLPALSDKVGLGWGPNGNVMTARANHLWDTVGCNQATMPAMGIDDWDNASNPVFAEIAPLPMGIEHWISMYLAITKNRERGHFTYDAATDSARLNWRRDQNTPSVNAAKNLFDRINWRNFTMYRYDLFGGNRAFADNFTYHPLGGCVLGDATDVYGRAKGYQGLYVVDGSLIPGSLGVNPFVTITALAERNMARILAEDPR, encoded by the coding sequence ATGACATCCAATCTGACGCGCCGTCAAATGCTGGGCCTCGGCGCCCTCTCGACCGCCGCCGCGCTCGGCTTCACCCGGATCTCGGCGGCCTCCGCCGCGGCCGTGGAACCCGCCGCCGCCCAGTACGCCCCCGCCATCGTCGTCGGCTCCGGCTACGGATCCGCCGTCGCCGCCCTGCGGCTCGGGCAGGCGGGCGTACGCACCGTCGTACTGGAGATGGGCCGGCTCTGGGACACCCCCGGGCCCGACGGCAAGGTCTTCCCGTCCACCTCCGCCCCCGACCAGCGCTCCATGTGGTTCCGCAACCGCACCGAGGCCCCGCTCGCCCAGTTCCTCTGGCTCGACGTGGTCAACCGCGACATCAGCCCCTACCCCGGCGTCCTCGACCGCGTGAACTACGGCGACATGTCCGTGTACGTCGGCCGGGGGGTCGGCGGCGGATCGCTCGTCAACGGCGGCATGGCCCCTACACCCCGGCGCTCGTACTTCACCGAGGTGCTGCCCCAGGTCGACGCCGACGAGATGTACGGCACCTACTACCCCCGCGCCCGCGCCATGCTCGGAGTGAACGACATCGACCCGGCCTGGTTCGAGTCCACCGAGTGGTACCGCTTCGCCCGGATCTCCCGCAAGCACGCCCAGAACACCGGCCTGAAGACCGTCTTCGTCCCCAACGTCTACGACTTCGCGTACATGCAGCGCGAGGCGGCCGGCACCGCCACCCGCTCCGCCCTGGCCGGTGAGGTCATCTACGGCAACAACCACGGCAAGAAGAGCGTCGACAAGACCTACCTCGCCGCAGCCGTCGGCACCGGCAACGTCACCATCGAGACCATGCAGCGCGTGGTCGGCGTACGGCCCGACCCGGCCGGGGGATACGTCCTGACCGTACGGACCAGCGACGTCACCGGACGGGTCACCCAGGTCCGCGAACTCGGCTGCGGACAGCTCTTCCTCGGGGCCGGCAGCCTCGGAACCACCGAGATCCTGCTGCGGGCCCGCGAGACCGGCACACTGCCCGCGCTCAGCGACAAGGTCGGACTCGGCTGGGGACCCAACGGCAACGTCATGACCGCCCGCGCCAACCACCTGTGGGACACGGTCGGCTGCAACCAGGCCACCATGCCCGCGATGGGCATCGACGACTGGGACAACGCCTCGAACCCGGTCTTCGCCGAGATCGCCCCGCTCCCCATGGGCATCGAGCACTGGATCTCGATGTACCTGGCCATCACCAAGAACAGGGAGCGGGGTCACTTCACCTACGACGCCGCCACCGACTCGGCCCGGCTCAACTGGCGGCGGGACCAGAACACGCCCTCGGTCAACGCGGCGAAGAACCTCTTCGACCGCATCAACTGGCGGAACTTCACGATGTACCGCTACGACCTCTTCGGCGGCAACAGGGCTTTCGCCGACAACTTCACCTACCACCCGCTCGGCGGCTGCGTCCTCGGGGACGCCACCGACGTGTACGGGCGGGCCAAGGGGTACCAGGGGCTGTACGTGGTCGACGGCTCCCTGATCCCCGGATCGCTCGGCGTGAACCCGTTCGTGACCATCACCGCCCTCGCGGAGCGGAACATGGCCCGGATCCTCGCCGAGGACCCCCGCTAG
- a CDS encoding glycosyltransferase family 4 protein — protein MHKTLIVTNDFPPRPGGIQAFLHNMALRLDPDRIVVYASTWKHGAEGREATAAFDAEQPFQVVRDRTTMLLPTPRVTRRAVGLLREHGCESVWFGAAAPLGLMGPALRRAGARRIVATTHGHEAGWAQLPAARQLLRRIGEGTDTLTYLGEYTRSRIASAVTERAAARMVQLPPGVDEKTFHPGSGGAEVRARLGLTDRPVVVCVSRLVPRKGQDTLIEAMPRILAAVPDAVLLIVGGGPYEDDLRKLAVSTGVSDSVVFTGAVPWSELAAHYGAGDVFAMPCRTRRGGLDVEGLGIVYLEASATGLPVIAGDSGGAPDAVLDGETGWVVRGGSAEDAADRTVTLLEDPELRARMGAAGRAWVEEKWRWDLLAERLRELL, from the coding sequence ATGCACAAGACGCTGATCGTGACCAACGACTTCCCGCCGCGCCCCGGCGGTATCCAGGCCTTCCTGCACAACATGGCGCTGAGGCTGGATCCCGACCGGATCGTCGTCTACGCCTCCACCTGGAAGCACGGAGCGGAGGGACGCGAGGCCACCGCGGCCTTCGACGCGGAGCAGCCGTTCCAGGTGGTCCGCGACCGCACGACGATGCTCCTGCCGACCCCGCGCGTGACGCGGCGGGCGGTGGGCCTGCTGCGCGAACACGGCTGCGAGTCCGTATGGTTCGGCGCGGCGGCCCCGCTCGGGCTGATGGGCCCCGCGCTGCGGCGGGCGGGTGCGCGGCGGATCGTCGCGACCACCCACGGGCACGAGGCGGGCTGGGCCCAGCTGCCGGCCGCGCGGCAGTTGCTGCGCCGGATCGGCGAGGGCACCGACACGCTGACCTACCTGGGGGAGTACACGCGCTCGCGGATCGCCTCGGCGGTGACGGAGCGGGCGGCGGCCCGGATGGTGCAACTTCCGCCGGGGGTGGACGAGAAGACCTTCCACCCGGGGTCGGGCGGGGCCGAGGTCCGGGCCCGGCTCGGGCTGACGGACCGGCCGGTGGTCGTCTGCGTGTCCCGGCTGGTGCCGCGCAAGGGGCAGGACACGCTGATCGAGGCGATGCCGCGGATCCTGGCGGCGGTGCCGGACGCGGTGCTGCTGATCGTGGGCGGCGGGCCCTACGAGGACGACCTGCGGAAGCTGGCCGTCTCCACCGGGGTATCGGACTCCGTCGTCTTCACCGGCGCCGTCCCGTGGTCGGAACTCGCGGCCCACTACGGCGCGGGTGACGTCTTCGCCATGCCGTGCCGGACCCGCCGGGGCGGGCTGGACGTGGAGGGGCTCGGGATCGTCTACCTGGAGGCCTCGGCGACGGGCCTGCCGGTGATCGCGGGCGACTCGGGCGGGGCGCCGGACGCGGTGCTGGACGGCGAGACGGGCTGGGTCGTGCGGGGCGGCTCCGCCGAGGACGCGGCGGACCGGACCGTCACCCTGCTGGAGGACCCCGAGCTGCGGGCGCGGATGGGCGCCGCCGGCCGTGCGTGGGTCGAGGAGAAGTGGCGCTGGGACCTCCTGGCGGAACGCCTGCGCGAGCTGCTGTAG
- a CDS encoding NlpC/P60 family protein — MASHRRAGLGSLDRNTTVTVLTAAAATAAVAMTGVPANAAPGLPYEPGGGARTGISAQVDRLFEEAEQATERFNEAGEKADRLRTEVNRAQDAVARGQERINTLRGVLGTFAGAQYRSGGIDPAVGLMLAENPDAYLERAAALDRLTGRQARQLAELREEQRELGQERQEATRKLAELDALRSDVARHKRSVTAKLAAARRLLNAMPSGERADYERASRSGGRPEGLPDLSSLGASSGRAQTAVMAARAAVGRPYVWGSTGPSGFDCSGLMVWSYRQAGVSLPRTSQAQRHAGRQVPLSQARPGDLVTYRSDASHVGMYVGNGQVVHAPYPGARVRYDPVGMMPVSSVTRP; from the coding sequence GTGGCGTCCCATCGCCGGGCCGGGCTCGGCAGCCTCGACCGGAACACGACGGTCACCGTCCTCACCGCCGCCGCGGCCACCGCCGCGGTCGCCATGACGGGCGTACCCGCGAACGCGGCCCCCGGCCTCCCGTACGAACCCGGCGGCGGGGCGAGAACCGGCATCAGCGCCCAGGTGGACCGACTCTTCGAGGAGGCCGAGCAGGCCACCGAGCGCTTCAACGAGGCGGGCGAGAAGGCCGACCGGCTCCGGACCGAGGTCAACCGGGCCCAGGACGCGGTGGCCCGCGGCCAGGAGCGCATCAACACCCTGCGGGGCGTCCTCGGCACCTTCGCCGGGGCCCAGTACCGCAGCGGCGGCATCGACCCCGCCGTCGGGCTGATGCTGGCCGAGAACCCGGACGCGTACCTGGAGCGGGCCGCCGCCCTCGACCGGCTGACCGGCCGCCAGGCCCGGCAGCTCGCCGAACTCCGCGAGGAGCAGCGCGAACTCGGCCAGGAGCGCCAGGAGGCCACCCGCAAGCTCGCCGAACTCGACGCCCTGCGTTCCGACGTGGCCCGGCACAAGCGCTCCGTCACCGCGAAGCTCGCGGCCGCCCGGCGGCTGCTCAACGCCATGCCCTCCGGCGAGCGGGCCGACTACGAACGCGCCTCGCGCTCGGGGGGCCGCCCCGAGGGACTGCCCGACCTGTCCTCCCTCGGCGCCTCCTCCGGACGCGCCCAGACCGCCGTGATGGCGGCCCGTGCCGCGGTCGGCCGCCCGTACGTGTGGGGCTCCACGGGCCCCAGCGGCTTCGACTGCTCCGGGCTGATGGTCTGGTCGTACCGGCAGGCCGGGGTATCGCTGCCGCGCACCTCGCAGGCCCAGCGGCACGCGGGCCGGCAGGTTCCGCTGTCGCAGGCCCGCCCGGGCGACCTGGTGACGTACCGCTCGGACGCCAGCCACGTCGGCATGTACGTCGGCAACGGCCAGGTGGTGCACGCCCCGTATCCCGGGGCCCGGGTCCGCTACGACCCCGTCGGGATGATGCCCGTCTCCTCGGTGACCCGCCCCTGA
- a CDS encoding C40 family peptidase has product MASHRRPKQPNRARVTVLTSVAAAAVALTAQSASAAPAKPSKDEVKSQVDALYEEAEQATEKFNGAKERQDKLEKEIAQLQDQVARGQGDLNELRRTLGSMASAQYRGGGIDPSLALLLSEDPDSYLDKASSLEHLNGKQVEAVQRIQDKQRTLAQQRQEAAGKLADLDATRKELGEKKKASTEKLAAAQALLNTLTAQERAAIKDEDTRASRADSQRVDLGNVKGSGRAAIALEAAKTKLGFTYQSGGTGPNVYDCSGLTQWAYKQANVSISRTTFTQVNDGTRIGRSQLQPGDLVFFYGDLHHVGLYAGNNMTLHASNPRSGIKYESMDNMPFQFGVRVG; this is encoded by the coding sequence GTGGCGTCCCACCGTCGACCCAAGCAGCCGAACCGCGCTCGTGTGACCGTGCTCACCTCGGTCGCGGCCGCGGCCGTCGCCCTCACCGCGCAGAGCGCCTCCGCCGCGCCCGCGAAGCCGAGCAAGGACGAGGTCAAGAGCCAGGTCGACGCGCTCTACGAAGAGGCGGAGCAGGCCACCGAGAAGTTCAACGGGGCCAAGGAGCGCCAGGACAAGCTGGAGAAGGAGATAGCCCAGCTCCAGGACCAGGTCGCGCGCGGCCAGGGCGACCTCAACGAGCTGCGCAGGACGCTCGGTTCGATGGCCAGCGCCCAGTACCGCGGCGGCGGCATCGACCCCTCCCTCGCGCTCCTCCTCTCCGAGGACCCCGACAGCTACCTCGACAAGGCCTCCTCCCTGGAGCACCTGAACGGCAAGCAGGTCGAGGCCGTCCAGCGGATCCAGGACAAGCAGCGCACCCTCGCGCAGCAGCGTCAGGAGGCCGCCGGCAAGCTCGCCGACCTCGACGCCACCCGCAAGGAACTCGGCGAGAAGAAGAAGGCCTCCACCGAGAAGCTCGCCGCGGCCCAGGCCCTCCTCAACACCCTCACCGCGCAGGAGCGCGCGGCGATCAAGGACGAGGACACGCGCGCCAGCCGCGCCGACAGCCAGCGTGTGGACCTCGGCAACGTCAAGGGCTCCGGCCGCGCCGCGATCGCCCTCGAAGCCGCCAAGACGAAGCTGGGCTTCACCTACCAGTCCGGTGGCACCGGCCCCAACGTCTACGACTGCTCCGGGCTGACGCAGTGGGCCTACAAGCAGGCCAACGTCAGCATCAGCCGCACCACCTTCACCCAGGTGAACGACGGCACCCGCATCGGCCGCAGCCAGCTCCAGCCCGGTGACCTCGTCTTCTTCTACGGCGACCTGCACCACGTCGGCCTCTACGCCGGCAACAACATGACGCTGCACGCCTCGAACCCGCGCAGCGGCATCAAGTACGAGTCCATGGACAACATGCCGTTCCAGTTCGGCGTCCGGGTCGGCTGA
- a CDS encoding NYN domain-containing protein, which translates to MVEPASGAEPADAAGDAAEALDHPLPEGVRRRVVALVSDAFGGLTVADLPAQLRQYARFTPTRRAKFAGNAMAAAVETDAVFRSRVAEKVREAQADLAAALEAGAPPAAADPLDVAAAAFVLRPAGWVKLVAAAGEEAQRADAERVGEETRRELERLREELAHARELQRTGGEQVRGELDAARKEAESLQRKLRSALSDVKRGDAALRKVNAEIDGIRGDAAARVAAAESETRRLKARLAEVETALETSRRATREGRSIEDMRLRLLLDTVLDAAQGLRRELALPPVNTRPADTVDAVEPGRMTPKDIAARALSETDPALLDQLLALPQAHLVVDGYNVTKTGYPTMPLEKQRLRLLGGLSMLAAQTGAEMTCVFDGAELAAPVLLAPPRGVRVLFSKAGVTADELIRQLVRAEPPGRPVVVVSTDREVADGVAKAGARPVTSALLLKRLSRVS; encoded by the coding sequence ATTGTGGAGCCAGCAAGCGGCGCTGAGCCGGCCGACGCGGCCGGCGACGCCGCCGAGGCGCTCGACCACCCGCTGCCGGAAGGCGTGCGGCGCCGGGTCGTCGCGCTCGTCTCGGACGCCTTCGGCGGACTGACGGTCGCGGACCTCCCGGCGCAGCTGCGCCAGTACGCCCGGTTCACCCCGACCCGGCGGGCCAAGTTCGCGGGCAACGCCATGGCCGCGGCGGTCGAGACCGACGCCGTGTTCCGCAGCAGGGTCGCCGAGAAGGTGCGCGAGGCGCAGGCCGATCTGGCCGCGGCGCTGGAGGCAGGCGCGCCTCCGGCCGCCGCGGATCCGCTGGACGTGGCCGCCGCCGCCTTCGTCCTGCGGCCGGCCGGCTGGGTCAAGCTGGTGGCCGCCGCGGGCGAGGAGGCGCAGCGCGCCGACGCCGAGCGGGTCGGCGAGGAGACCCGGCGCGAGCTGGAGCGGCTGCGCGAGGAACTGGCCCACGCGCGGGAGCTGCAGCGCACGGGCGGGGAGCAGGTCCGGGGCGAACTGGACGCCGCCCGCAAGGAAGCGGAATCGCTTCAGCGCAAGCTGCGCAGCGCCCTCAGCGACGTCAAGCGGGGTGACGCGGCCCTGCGCAAGGTGAATGCGGAGATCGACGGGATCCGTGGTGACGCGGCCGCCCGGGTGGCCGCCGCCGAGAGCGAGACCCGTCGGCTCAAGGCCCGTCTGGCGGAGGTGGAGACGGCGCTGGAGACCTCGCGCCGGGCCACCCGTGAGGGGCGCAGCATCGAGGACATGCGGCTGCGGCTGCTGCTGGACACCGTGCTGGACGCGGCGCAGGGGCTGCGCCGCGAGCTGGCGCTGCCGCCGGTGAACACCCGCCCCGCCGACACCGTGGACGCGGTGGAGCCGGGCCGGATGACGCCGAAGGACATCGCGGCGCGGGCCCTCTCGGAGACCGATCCGGCGTTGCTGGACCAGTTGTTGGCGCTTCCTCAGGCCCATCTGGTGGTCGACGGCTACAACGTGACCAAGACGGGCTATCCGACGATGCCGCTGGAGAAGCAGCGGCTGCGGCTGCTGGGCGGGCTGTCGATGCTGGCCGCGCAGACGGGCGCCGAGATGACCTGTGTCTTCGACGGGGCGGAACTGGCGGCCCCGGTGCTGCTCGCGCCGCCGCGCGGGGTGCGGGTGCTGTTCTCCAAGGCCGGGGTGACGGCGGACGAACTGATCCGCCAGCTGGTGCGTGCGGAACCGCCCGGCAGGCCGGTGGTCGTGGTCTCCACGGACCGGGAGGTCGCCGACGGGGTGGCGAAGGCGGGTGCCCGGCCCGTCACGTCCGCATTGTTGCTGAAGCGGCTTTCGCGCGTTTCATAA
- a CDS encoding rhomboid family intramembrane serine protease, with product MLCHMIVRWLAVREAARGPVVTHALIAGCAVVFVLGPASGLNPAYGTGEELLSAGTAYFRRWGVVPDELFTGGPRAWLTPLTALFVHGSWLHLLGNMLFLYVFGAMAEERMGRPAFLVFYLCTGYLAMAAYAAANAGSPQTLVGASGAISAVLGAFLFLLPRARVTSLFPFLFFLPLRFPAWIVLLFWFALQWVAAQRAGSGPGVAYLAHLVGFSLGFLYAWARYRGTTRVRRPATATEGDSQP from the coding sequence ATGCTCTGTCACATGATCGTAAGGTGGCTGGCCGTCCGCGAGGCCGCCCGGGGACCGGTGGTCACCCATGCGCTGATCGCGGGCTGCGCCGTGGTGTTCGTGCTCGGCCCGGCCTCGGGACTCAACCCGGCCTACGGGACGGGGGAAGAGCTGCTGTCCGCCGGAACGGCCTACTTCCGGCGCTGGGGCGTGGTCCCCGACGAGCTCTTCACGGGCGGCCCGCGCGCCTGGCTGACCCCGCTGACCGCGCTGTTCGTGCACGGCAGCTGGCTTCATCTGCTCGGGAACATGCTCTTCCTGTACGTTTTCGGCGCGATGGCGGAGGAACGGATGGGCCGCCCGGCCTTCCTCGTCTTCTACCTCTGTACGGGGTACCTGGCGATGGCGGCGTACGCGGCGGCCAACGCGGGCTCCCCGCAGACGCTCGTCGGGGCCTCCGGCGCCATCTCGGCCGTGCTGGGCGCGTTCCTCTTCCTGCTGCCGCGCGCCAGGGTGACGAGCCTGTTCCCGTTCCTCTTCTTCCTGCCGCTGCGGTTCCCGGCGTGGATCGTGCTGCTGTTCTGGTTCGCCCTCCAGTGGGTGGCCGCGCAGCGGGCCGGAAGCGGGCCGGGAGTCGCCTATCTGGCCCATCTGGTGGGCTTCTCGCTCGGGTTCCTCTACGCGTGGGCCCGCTATCGGGGTACGACTAGAGTGAGGCGACCAGCGACGGCCACCGAGGGAGACAGCCAGCCGTGA
- a CDS encoding Lrp/AsnC family transcriptional regulator, with product MITAIVLIKTSVDRIPEIAESIAALENVSEVYSVTGTYDLIALVRVARHENLADIIPGRISKIPGVEATDTHVAFRTYSQHDLEAAFAIGLDA from the coding sequence GTGATCACCGCGATCGTGCTCATCAAGACCAGCGTGGACCGGATCCCCGAGATCGCCGAGTCCATCGCCGCCCTCGAGAACGTCAGCGAGGTCTACTCCGTGACGGGGACGTACGACCTCATCGCGCTGGTCCGCGTGGCCCGTCACGAGAACCTGGCGGACATCATCCCCGGCCGCATCAGCAAGATCCCGGGCGTCGAGGCGACGGACACGCACGTGGCCTTCCGCACGTACTCGCAGCACGACCTGGAGGCGGCGTTCGCGATCGGCCTCGACGCGTAA
- a CDS encoding aminotransferase class V-fold PLP-dependent enzyme, with protein MSASLNTAVATAAAATADPACAEPLAVLGRDVTVPLVTGGEVTYAALDYAASAPALQRVWDDVAAYAPYYGSVHRGAGYLSQLSTDLFEQSRATVAEFLDCRPTDQVVFTRSTTDSLNLLAAVLPAGCQVFVFETEHHASLLPWADAQVTYLNAPRTPAEAVATLERALADREPYGPALVCVTGASNVTGELWPVRELAAAAHAHGARIVLDAAQLAPHHPVSVQELDVDWVAFSGHKLYAPFGSGVLAGRADWLQEADPYLAGGGASRKVSRREDGGVDVEWHTTAARHEAGSPNVIGVYSIASACRALTEAGFENLVAREQRLVARVREGLADVPAVRVLSLFGDDAPRVGVISFVVDGWNSSHFAAALSAEYGIGVRDGLFCAHPLVRTLLGSEPQAQGECGAPEAAPGERSLNAIRVSFGAGTPDEHVDRFLDAVRELVTDGAKWQYRTEEGRCVPTV; from the coding sequence ATGTCCGCATCCCTGAACACCGCCGTCGCCACCGCCGCCGCAGCCACCGCCGACCCCGCCTGTGCCGAGCCGCTCGCCGTCCTCGGCCGGGACGTCACCGTCCCGCTCGTCACCGGCGGCGAGGTCACCTACGCGGCCCTCGACTACGCCGCCAGCGCCCCCGCACTGCAGCGGGTCTGGGACGACGTGGCCGCGTACGCCCCGTACTACGGCAGCGTGCACCGCGGCGCCGGATACCTCTCGCAGCTCTCCACCGACCTCTTCGAGCAGAGCCGGGCCACCGTCGCCGAGTTCCTCGACTGCCGCCCCACCGACCAGGTCGTCTTCACCCGGTCCACCACCGACTCCCTCAACCTGCTCGCCGCCGTACTCCCCGCCGGCTGCCAGGTGTTCGTCTTCGAGACCGAGCACCACGCCTCCCTGCTGCCCTGGGCCGACGCACAGGTCACCTACCTCAACGCGCCGCGCACCCCGGCCGAGGCCGTCGCCACCCTGGAGCGGGCCCTCGCAGACCGCGAACCGTACGGTCCGGCGCTGGTCTGCGTCACCGGCGCCTCCAACGTCACCGGCGAGCTGTGGCCGGTGAGGGAACTCGCCGCCGCGGCGCACGCCCACGGGGCGCGCATCGTGCTGGACGCCGCCCAACTGGCCCCGCACCACCCCGTCTCCGTGCAGGAGCTGGACGTCGACTGGGTGGCCTTCTCCGGACACAAGCTCTACGCGCCCTTCGGCTCGGGCGTGCTCGCCGGGCGCGCCGACTGGCTCCAGGAGGCCGATCCGTACCTCGCGGGCGGCGGCGCCTCCCGCAAGGTCTCCCGCCGGGAGGACGGCGGCGTCGACGTCGAGTGGCACACCACCGCCGCCCGCCACGAGGCCGGATCCCCGAACGTCATCGGTGTCTACTCCATCGCCTCGGCCTGCCGGGCCCTGACCGAAGCCGGCTTCGAGAACCTGGTGGCGCGCGAGCAGCGGCTCGTGGCCCGGGTCCGCGAGGGCCTCGCCGACGTGCCGGCCGTCCGGGTCCTGTCCCTCTTCGGGGACGACGCCCCGCGGGTCGGCGTCATCTCCTTCGTCGTGGACGGCTGGAACAGCTCCCACTTCGCGGCCGCGCTGTCCGCCGAGTACGGGATCGGCGTACGGGACGGCCTGTTCTGCGCGCACCCGCTGGTGCGGACCCTGCTGGGCAGCGAGCCGCAGGCCCAGGGCGAGTGCGGAGCCCCCGAGGCGGCGCCGGGGGAGCGCTCGCTGAACGCGATCCGCGTCAGCTTCGGCGCCGGCACCCCGGACGAGCACGTGGACCGCTTCCTCGACGCGGTCCGCGAACTCGTCACGGACGGCGCGAAGTGGCAGTACCGCACGGAGGAGGGCCGCTGCGTCCCGACCGTATGA
- the trpD gene encoding anthranilate phosphoribosyltransferase, with protein MNVATPAGGDSVAARGWPGVLDALLTGRDLRAEDTAWAMDRIMRGEATDAQIAGFTVALRAKGETVEEINGLVRAMYAHANLIEVPGRTVDIVGTGGDGAKTVNISTMSAVVVAGTGAKVVKHGNRAASSASGSSDVLEKLGVNLQLSRERVVEVAEEAGITFCFAVKFHPALRHVAAARKELGIRTFFNALGPLTNPARVRAQATGVADPRMAPIIAGVLAERGSSALVFRGDDGLDELTTTSTSRVWWVRDGKVDEQRFDPRDVGISLVDVSALAGGDPSYNADVARRLLAGETGPVRDAVLLNSAAALVALDPGTGSLEEQITAGTARAAESIDSGAARAALERWVTASNA; from the coding sequence ATGAACGTTGCGACCCCGGCAGGCGGCGACAGCGTGGCGGCCCGTGGCTGGCCGGGCGTTCTCGACGCCCTGCTGACGGGCCGGGACCTGCGCGCGGAGGACACCGCCTGGGCCATGGACCGGATCATGCGCGGGGAGGCCACCGACGCCCAGATCGCCGGCTTCACGGTCGCGCTGCGGGCCAAGGGGGAGACCGTCGAGGAGATCAACGGCCTCGTACGGGCGATGTACGCGCACGCCAACCTGATCGAGGTGCCGGGCCGCACGGTGGACATCGTCGGCACCGGCGGCGACGGGGCCAAAACGGTGAACATCTCCACCATGTCGGCGGTCGTGGTGGCCGGCACCGGCGCCAAGGTCGTCAAGCACGGCAACCGGGCCGCGTCCTCCGCGAGCGGCTCCTCGGACGTCCTGGAGAAGCTCGGCGTCAATCTCCAGCTGAGCCGGGAACGGGTCGTGGAGGTCGCCGAGGAGGCCGGCATCACCTTCTGCTTCGCCGTGAAGTTCCACCCGGCCCTGCGGCACGTCGCGGCAGCCCGCAAGGAGCTGGGCATCCGGACCTTCTTCAACGCGCTGGGCCCGCTGACCAACCCGGCCCGGGTGCGCGCCCAGGCGACCGGCGTGGCCGACCCCCGGATGGCCCCGATCATCGCCGGCGTGCTCGCCGAGCGGGGCTCGTCCGCGCTGGTCTTCCGCGGTGACGACGGCCTGGACGAACTGACCACGACCTCGACCTCGCGCGTCTGGTGGGTCCGCGACGGCAAGGTCGACGAGCAGCGCTTCGACCCCCGTGACGTGGGCATCTCCCTGGTCGACGTCTCCGCCCTGGCCGGCGGGGACCCGTCGTACAACGCGGACGTGGCCCGCCGCCTGCTGGCGGGCGAGACCGGCCCGGTCCGTGACGCCGTGCTGCTGAACTCGGCGGCCGCCCTGGTGGCCCTCGACCCCGGCACGGGCAGCCTGGAGGAGCAGATCACGGCCGGTACCGCCCGTGCGGCGGAGTCCATCGACTCGGGTGCGGCGCGGGCCGCCCTGGAGCGCTGGGTGACGGCCAGCAACGCGTAG